In Carnobacterium sp. CP1, the following are encoded in one genomic region:
- a CDS encoding polysaccharide biosynthesis protein — protein sequence MSRKFKKIILIGYDSFAIIVSSIFAYIFLDPYIGLPVSSFLLTVGMSLVLYLILAAYFKLFSKINRYTSIREAVAIVACITVAFFLAALFSVALMQVVSFRFVLLTYIFSLAGIAGSRVLWRIYNEHHYRKIHGRSIEKQKRTLIVGAGNGGSVFIRSLKRNISDVKVIGIVDDDGSKQKMLLYDIPVLGQIEDIPELVKKQQIEQITIAIPSLAPSEYERILDLCNEADVEVNQMPSIEDVLEGKLSVSQFREIDVVDLLGRDEVQLDMQQISTKLTGKTILVSGAGGSIGSEICRQIAKFSPAKLILLGHGENSIYLIDKELSNLYRNKIEITPVIADIQDRERIFQVMEEHKPDRVYHAAAHKHVPMMEYNPREAVKNNIYGTKNMAEAAKAANVGSFVMISTDKAVNPPNVMGATKRVAEMIVTGLNEPGKTKFAAVRFGNVLGSRGSVVPLFKEQIRNGGPVTVTDFRMTRYFMTIPEASRLVIQAGALAQGGEIFILDMGEPVKIYDLAKKVVKLSGFTEIEIQISETGIRPGEKLYEELLVDSEQTDQQVYEKIFVGKVTDISLANVMEFVHTLEECSSKELKERLIGFANKEAKNAVVPTIQEEEKGVYADVPESVQTSY from the coding sequence ATGAGTAGAAAATTCAAAAAAATTATATTAATTGGGTACGATAGTTTTGCCATTATTGTTTCAAGCATTTTCGCGTACATCTTTTTAGATCCCTATATTGGGTTACCAGTAAGCTCATTTCTCTTGACTGTTGGAATGAGTTTAGTTCTTTATTTGATTTTAGCAGCGTATTTCAAGTTGTTTTCAAAAATCAATCGATATACCAGTATTCGTGAAGCGGTGGCGATTGTCGCTTGTATTACTGTAGCATTTTTTCTTGCTGCATTGTTTTCGGTAGCGTTGATGCAGGTAGTGAGTTTTCGATTTGTTTTATTAACGTACATATTCTCACTCGCTGGGATTGCAGGAAGCCGAGTCTTGTGGCGGATTTATAATGAACACCATTACCGCAAAATACATGGGCGTTCAATTGAAAAACAAAAACGCACGTTGATTGTCGGAGCCGGGAATGGTGGAAGTGTATTTATTCGTAGTTTAAAACGCAATATTAGTGATGTGAAAGTAATCGGTATTGTTGACGATGATGGGTCAAAACAAAAAATGTTACTGTATGATATTCCTGTTTTGGGGCAAATTGAAGATATCCCCGAATTAGTTAAAAAACAGCAAATCGAACAAATTACGATTGCTATTCCTTCACTAGCACCCAGTGAGTATGAGCGTATTTTAGATTTATGCAATGAAGCAGACGTTGAAGTTAATCAGATGCCATCGATTGAAGATGTATTGGAAGGAAAACTATCAGTTAGTCAATTTAGAGAAATTGATGTGGTAGATTTATTGGGACGTGACGAAGTACAGTTGGATATGCAACAGATTTCGACCAAACTAACTGGTAAAACCATATTAGTCAGTGGAGCAGGCGGCTCGATCGGTTCAGAAATTTGCCGTCAAATCGCCAAATTTTCACCAGCTAAATTAATATTATTAGGGCATGGAGAAAATTCTATTTATCTGATTGATAAAGAACTAAGCAATCTTTATAGAAATAAAATTGAAATCACTCCAGTAATTGCAGATATTCAAGACCGCGAACGCATTTTCCAAGTGATGGAAGAGCATAAACCAGATCGTGTTTATCATGCAGCAGCACATAAACATGTGCCGATGATGGAATATAATCCACGAGAAGCGGTTAAAAACAACATTTATGGTACGAAAAATATGGCTGAAGCAGCTAAAGCCGCTAATGTTGGTAGTTTTGTGATGATTTCAACCGATAAGGCGGTTAATCCTCCCAATGTCATGGGAGCTACTAAACGAGTAGCTGAAATGATCGTTACTGGTTTAAACGAACCAGGAAAAACAAAGTTTGCCGCAGTTCGTTTTGGAAATGTTTTAGGTAGTCGTGGAAGCGTCGTACCGTTATTTAAAGAACAAATTAGAAACGGTGGTCCAGTCACGGTCACGGATTTTCGCATGACTCGTTACTTTATGACGATACCAGAGGCTAGTCGACTGGTGATTCAAGCAGGAGCACTGGCGCAAGGTGGAGAAATATTTATTTTGGATATGGGAGAACCTGTTAAAATCTACGATTTAGCTAAGAAAGTTGTTAAGCTAAGTGGTTTTACTGAAATTGAAATTCAAATTAGTGAGACTGGCATTCGCCCAGGTGAGAAGTTATATGAAGAATTGCTTGTAGACAGTGAACAAACCGACCAGCAAGTCTATGAAAAAATATTTGTTGGAAAAGTAACCGATATTTCCTTAGCTAACGTTATGGAATTCGTTCATACATTAGAAGAATGCAGTAGTAAAGAACTGAAAGAGCGCTTGATTGGATTTGCAAACAAAGAAGCAAAAAATGCTGTTGTTCCTACTATCCAAGAAGAAGAGAAAGGAGTTTATGCTGATGTACCAGAAAGTGTTCAAACGAGTTATTGA